The Desulfohalovibrio reitneri genome contains a region encoding:
- a CDS encoding NADH-quinone oxidoreductase subunit C codes for MKGEIIEVTKDNLVSEALRLKEAGHRMVTMTCLELDEETFELIYHFDKDLEMTHLRLRTPKTEPVPSLTPVLFMAVLVENEAKDHFGVCFEDLPLDFNGALYLEEEVKATPFCRYSVSKQ; via the coding sequence ATGAAGGGAGAGATCATCGAAGTCACCAAGGACAACCTGGTTTCCGAGGCCCTGCGCCTCAAGGAGGCCGGACACCGCATGGTGACAATGACCTGCCTGGAACTGGACGAGGAGACCTTCGAACTCATCTACCACTTCGACAAGGATCTGGAGATGACCCACCTCAGGCTCCGGACTCCCAAAACGGAGCCCGTGCCCAGCCTGACCCCGGTCCTCTTCATGGCCGTGCTGGTGGAAAACGAGGCCAAGGACCATTTCGGCGTCTGCTTCGAGGACCTGCCGCTGGACTTCAACGGCGCCCTCTACCTGGAGGAAGAGGTCAAGGCCACGCCGTTCTGCCGCTACTCCGTGAGCAAACAATAG
- a CDS encoding NADH-quinone oxidoreductase subunit B family protein: protein MNAITEFIKKSRLKSPWAMHFDCGSCNGCDIETLAVLTPVYDVERFGIINVGNPKHADVLLVTGTVNYRNQHVLRNLYEQMPDPKLVVAIGACGLSGGVFREAPNVVGGVDKIIPVDVYVPGCPPKPEAIIDGVVEGLAKLAELQQQAV from the coding sequence ATGAACGCCATTACTGAATTCATCAAGAAGTCCCGTCTCAAGTCGCCCTGGGCCATGCATTTCGACTGCGGCTCCTGCAACGGCTGCGACATCGAGACCCTGGCCGTGCTCACCCCGGTCTACGACGTGGAGCGCTTCGGCATCATCAACGTGGGCAACCCCAAGCACGCCGACGTGCTGCTGGTGACCGGAACGGTGAACTACCGCAACCAGCACGTGCTGCGGAACCTCTACGAGCAGATGCCCGACCCCAAGCTGGTCGTGGCCATCGGTGCCTGCGGCCTGTCCGGCGGCGTATTCCGCGAGGCTCCAAACGTTGTCGGCGGGGTGGACAAGATTATCCCGGTGGACGTGTACGTCCCCGGATGCCCGCCCAAGCCCGAAGCCATCATCGACGGCGTTGTCGAAGGACTGGCCAAGCTGGCCGAACTGCAACAGCAAGCCGTGTAG
- a CDS encoding respiratory chain complex I subunit 1 family protein, with protein MVDFLLILAGLVLAPLAGGLIAGVDRKITARLQSRYGPPILQPFYDVAKLFGKSPSIVNVWQVFCAYLYAAAAAISVVLIFVGADLLLIFFVQAVGAVFLVMGGLSAPSPYSQVGAHRELIQVLTYEPLIILVFIGIFLTTGSFKVTAIFEQSQPMLLQLPLLYLVLTYALTIKLRKSPFDFSTSHHGHQEIVKGVLTEYSGPHLALVEIAHWYETVLILGLCALFWHTSIIGMAILLALTYFAELLVDNVTARMTWRWMLGYVWGVGLAMCVVNLVWIYVG; from the coding sequence ATGGTTGACTTCCTGCTCATTCTGGCCGGACTTGTGCTGGCTCCGCTGGCCGGGGGACTCATCGCGGGCGTGGACCGCAAGATCACCGCCCGCCTGCAGTCCCGTTACGGCCCGCCCATTCTCCAGCCCTTCTACGACGTGGCCAAGCTGTTCGGCAAAAGCCCCAGCATCGTCAATGTCTGGCAGGTGTTCTGCGCTTACCTGTACGCGGCGGCCGCGGCCATCTCCGTGGTGCTGATCTTCGTCGGCGCCGACCTGCTGCTTATCTTCTTCGTCCAGGCAGTAGGCGCGGTATTCCTGGTCATGGGCGGCCTCTCCGCCCCGTCCCCATACTCCCAAGTGGGCGCGCACCGCGAACTCATCCAGGTACTGACCTACGAGCCGCTCATCATTCTGGTCTTCATCGGCATATTCCTGACCACGGGCTCCTTCAAGGTCACAGCGATCTTCGAGCAGTCGCAGCCCATGCTGCTGCAACTCCCCCTGCTGTATCTGGTCTTGACCTACGCCCTGACCATCAAACTCCGAAAATCCCCCTTCGACTTCTCCACCTCCCACCACGGGCACCAGGAGATCGTGAAGGGAGTCCTGACCGAGTACTCCGGCCCGCACCTGGCTCTGGTGGAGATCGCCCACTGGTACGAAACCGTACTCATCCTGGGCCTGTGCGCCCTGTTCTGGCACACCTCCATCATCGGCATGGCCATCCTGCTCGCGCTGACCTACTTCGCCGAGCTTCTGGTGGACAACGTTACCGCCCGCATGACCTGGCGCTGGATGCTGGGCTACGTGTGGGGTGTGGGCCTGGCCATGTGCGTCGTCAACCTTGTCTGGATCTACGTGGGGTAG
- a CDS encoding NADH-quinone oxidoreductase subunit L, with protein MLESLLFLLIVLPFLAGLAIRLAPGGALRSGLVAATVVLTAACSLSLLGHGEFAAHPGDLLGFIPVRGLIALADFALLFLILYYAFKLDSLLIKLLTAFQVIMLAVLEFGMVDHGAKFPTFFADNLSLIMVLVISLVGGLICIYALPYMREHEKHLGLKQTRQPRFFMFLILFLGAMNGLVLANDLTFFYFFFEVTTLCSFLLIAHDDTDEAWASAKRALLLNGVGGAAFVLAMVWSYAAAGTLSIQALVTSGSMAGAMLVPMAFFCLAGFTKAAQMPFQSWLLGAMVAPTPTSALLHSSTMVKAGVYLVLRFAPAFAGTFLSDSVAVIGAFTFVAAAALAVGQSNAKKILAYSTISNLGLIIACAGINTPQAITAGVLLLIFHAASKGLLFCCVGHIEQHIHSRDIEDMRGLSAAMPRAAMITIIGILTMMLPPFGVLLSKWMAIEAAAGNLVVIVLLALGSALTVFIYARWAGNLMSAPYKAKPMPSTLGFANGLSLVLLAGGAVVLSLLAPVLYTNLVLPDLTATPYQVVGGTLDSPVGAFAVYPLFLALGIAFLIGLRAVLKARSRELSPPYMSGVQLDDSSGFKGPMGLPVKMSAGNYYLASVFGEDRLTFWINIGAAMLLALMIGGAL; from the coding sequence ATGCTGGAAAGCCTGCTCTTTCTGCTCATCGTCTTGCCCTTCCTGGCGGGACTCGCCATCCGCCTGGCCCCCGGAGGGGCGCTGCGATCGGGCCTGGTCGCGGCCACCGTGGTCCTGACCGCGGCCTGTTCCTTGAGCCTGCTGGGACACGGCGAATTCGCCGCCCACCCCGGAGACCTCCTCGGCTTCATCCCCGTACGCGGGCTGATCGCCCTGGCGGACTTCGCTCTCCTTTTCCTCATTCTGTATTACGCATTTAAGCTGGATAGCCTGCTCATCAAACTGCTGACCGCGTTCCAGGTCATCATGCTTGCGGTCCTGGAGTTTGGGATGGTGGATCATGGAGCGAAGTTCCCCACCTTCTTCGCGGACAACCTGTCCCTGATCATGGTGCTCGTCATCTCCCTGGTGGGCGGCCTTATCTGCATCTACGCCCTGCCCTACATGCGCGAGCACGAGAAGCACCTGGGTCTCAAACAAACCCGGCAGCCCCGCTTTTTCATGTTCCTCATCCTTTTCCTGGGAGCCATGAACGGGCTGGTGCTGGCCAACGACCTGACCTTCTTCTACTTCTTCTTCGAGGTCACCACGCTGTGCTCCTTCCTGCTCATCGCCCATGACGACACGGACGAGGCCTGGGCAAGCGCCAAGCGGGCCCTGCTGCTCAACGGCGTGGGCGGAGCCGCCTTCGTCCTGGCCATGGTCTGGAGCTACGCCGCGGCCGGCACTCTGTCCATCCAGGCTCTGGTGACGTCCGGCAGCATGGCTGGAGCCATGCTCGTGCCGATGGCATTCTTCTGCCTGGCCGGCTTCACCAAGGCGGCCCAGATGCCCTTCCAGAGCTGGCTACTGGGAGCCATGGTGGCCCCCACGCCAACTTCGGCTCTGCTCCACTCCTCCACCATGGTCAAGGCGGGCGTCTACCTGGTGCTCCGCTTCGCCCCGGCCTTCGCGGGCACCTTCCTGTCCGACTCGGTGGCAGTCATCGGCGCGTTCACATTCGTGGCAGCGGCCGCGCTGGCAGTGGGGCAGTCCAACGCCAAGAAGATCCTGGCCTACTCAACCATCTCCAACCTCGGCCTGATCATCGCATGCGCGGGCATCAACACGCCGCAGGCCATCACCGCCGGGGTGCTGCTGCTCATTTTCCACGCCGCTTCCAAGGGCCTGCTCTTCTGCTGCGTGGGCCACATCGAGCAGCACATCCACTCCCGCGACATCGAGGACATGCGCGGCCTGTCAGCGGCCATGCCCCGCGCCGCGATGATCACCATTATTGGCATCCTGACCATGATGCTGCCGCCCTTCGGCGTGCTGCTCTCCAAGTGGATGGCCATCGAGGCCGCCGCCGGCAACCTGGTGGTGATCGTACTGCTGGCCCTGGGCAGCGCCCTGACTGTCTTCATCTACGCCCGCTGGGCCGGAAACCTTATGAGTGCGCCCTACAAGGCCAAGCCCATGCCCAGCACCCTGGGATTCGCCAACGGCCTCTCCCTTGTGCTGCTAGCGGGCGGCGCGGTTGTGCTCAGCCTGCTGGCACCGGTTCTCTACACCAACCTGGTTTTGCCGGATCTCACCGCCACACCCTACCAGGTCGTCGGTGGAACCCTGGACAGCCCCGTGGGCGCCTTCGCGGTCTACCCGCTCTTCCTGGCCCTTGGCATCGCCTTCCTCATCGGCTTGCGCGCTGTGCTCAAGGCCCGGTCCAGGGAACTCAGCCCGCCATACATGTCCGGCGTGCAGCTCGACGATTCCTCCGGGTTCAAGGGCCCAATGGGCCTGCCGGTGAAAATGAGCGCGGGCAACTACTACCTGGCGTCCGTGTTCGGTGAAGACCGGCTCACCTTCTGGATCAACATCGGCGCAGCCATGCTGCTGGCGCTCATGATAGGAGGCGCGCTGTAA
- a CDS encoding N-acetylmuramoyl-L-alanine amidase family protein has protein sequence MLLLTCPAAAFAAKGDDSRGRSEVESDLSPHELALAGQSALSSGEWAEAAEKLRRSVRGDPRNEWAWSLLGRAERELGRLREARRAFTVAVRLNPEDTYSRMSLLRLKQFAESAESLREAPVAEPLPERRVGRIVLDAGHGGAEEGDDLASGPEKDAALELVRDIARHLRDAGYEVWLTRDGDYFLSLAERVAEANRLAPGVFVSLHVTGGEEATGIYSWSQRPRGERAALAAKRENASRRLAPPAGGQTALNREELLERFTRRGHHRATERLVSGLMEAMGRGAVVGGSADFLVLRRVNAPALLVEVPAGSSTSAESLASGLLATLGGGS, from the coding sequence GTGCTTCTGTTGACCTGCCCGGCTGCCGCCTTTGCCGCCAAGGGAGACGATTCACGTGGCCGGAGTGAGGTGGAGAGCGATCTGTCACCGCACGAGTTGGCTTTGGCGGGGCAGTCCGCCCTGTCCTCCGGGGAGTGGGCGGAGGCGGCTGAAAAGCTTCGCCGCAGCGTCCGGGGCGACCCGCGCAACGAGTGGGCTTGGTCGCTCCTCGGTCGGGCGGAGCGCGAACTGGGACGACTTCGTGAAGCCAGGAGGGCCTTCACCGTGGCAGTGCGGCTCAACCCGGAGGACACCTATTCCCGCATGTCCCTTCTTCGCCTGAAGCAGTTCGCGGAGTCGGCCGAGTCGCTGCGTGAAGCGCCCGTTGCGGAACCGCTGCCAGAGCGCCGGGTGGGACGCATCGTGCTGGACGCCGGGCACGGCGGCGCGGAGGAAGGCGATGATCTGGCGTCCGGACCGGAAAAGGATGCGGCGTTGGAGTTGGTTCGTGACATTGCCCGGCATTTGCGGGATGCCGGATACGAGGTCTGGTTGACGCGTGACGGCGACTACTTCCTTTCGCTCGCGGAGCGGGTGGCCGAGGCCAACCGTCTGGCTCCTGGAGTTTTCGTGAGTCTGCACGTCACTGGCGGCGAAGAAGCCACCGGCATTTATTCATGGAGTCAGCGGCCACGGGGGGAGCGGGCGGCCCTGGCGGCCAAGCGGGAGAACGCCTCCCGCCGCCTGGCTCCCCCCGCCGGCGGGCAGACGGCCTTGAACAGGGAAGAACTGCTCGAGAGGTTCACCCGGCGCGGGCATCACCGCGCTACCGAGCGGCTGGTTTCCGGCTTGATGGAAGCAATGGGGCGGGGGGCTGTCGTGGGCGGTTCTGCTGATTTCCTGGTGCTCCGCCGGGTAAACGCGCCAGCGCTCCTGGTGGAAGTTCCGGCTGGAAGCAGCACCTCTGCGGAATCTCTCGCCTCGGGGTTGTTGGCGACGCTTGGGGGCGGATCATGA
- a CDS encoding tetratricopeptide repeat protein: MHGLDAENDGMLDEAEKDYREVIRVDPGEELARVRLALVLALGKRFQSAMEQLDIVLDASPENLSALTLRGLLFLEKGQAAAAEKDLRRVLELTPTHAEAAMYLAHLALSKGERRQAAELLRLSTGSTSDPWVLRLAGKTYRSMGALKRARKCLEMSLRAEPESAKSLRILGWVLYDQGETALAKDAWSQAMRLDARAGADLARVLDREAAQAAAAGELEKARRLWNKALEADPEDNSARYHLSDRKNAPQGGEDK, from the coding sequence ATGCACGGACTGGACGCGGAAAACGACGGTATGTTGGACGAGGCCGAGAAGGACTATCGCGAGGTAATTCGAGTTGATCCGGGAGAGGAACTGGCCCGGGTGCGGCTGGCCCTGGTGCTGGCGTTGGGCAAGCGTTTCCAATCGGCCATGGAGCAACTGGACATAGTGTTGGACGCATCTCCGGAGAATTTGTCCGCCCTGACGCTGCGCGGTCTGCTATTTCTTGAAAAGGGCCAAGCGGCCGCGGCGGAAAAGGACCTGCGGCGGGTGCTGGAACTGACGCCGACCCATGCTGAAGCCGCGATGTATTTGGCCCACCTTGCCCTCTCCAAGGGAGAGCGGAGGCAAGCCGCCGAATTGCTGCGCTTGTCCACCGGTTCGACGTCAGATCCCTGGGTTTTGCGGCTGGCGGGAAAGACGTACCGCTCCATGGGGGCGTTGAAGCGCGCCCGAAAATGCCTTGAAATGAGCCTGCGGGCGGAGCCGGAATCCGCAAAATCGTTGCGTATCCTCGGGTGGGTGCTCTACGACCAGGGCGAAACAGCCCTGGCGAAAGACGCCTGGAGCCAGGCTATGCGCCTGGACGCTCGCGCCGGGGCGGACTTGGCCCGGGTTCTTGATCGCGAAGCCGCCCAGGCCGCCGCCGCTGGGGAACTGGAAAAGGCGAGGCGGTTATGGAACAAGGCCTTGGAAGCCGACCCGGAAGACAACTCGGCGAGATACCATCTCAGTGACAGAAAGAACGCCCCACAAGGCGGGGAGGACAAATGA
- a CDS encoding ISL3 family transposase: MRDIDFYAQILGIDHPWHVDDVKLQTGAGRVDVWIDHEPGALWSCPECGRELACRDHAEERTWRHLDTCQFKTFLHARIPRVNCPDHGVRQAQVPWAAPHSRFTLLMERMAIDVITACSTIEGARRLLRISWDETWGIMERAVKRGLSRKEQRNIHYLGVDEKAFRKGHKYMTVVCDLMRGTVEHVAEDRRTASLEAYYQSLSSEQLEAVRAVSMDMWQPYFSATMKWIPEASRKIVFDRFHVMQHVGKAVDTVRRQEHKALMAEGESILKGTRYLWLYGESRLPDKHRPRFDDLKQANLKTAKAWAMKESLQDLWGYMSPGWAKRFLEKWCGWATRSRITPMKKVAQTLRAHMDNVVTFCRHRITNAVAEGLNSKIMAIKRRACGYRNKEHFKTAIYFFCGGLDLYPACKTGATH, translated from the coding sequence ATGAGGGACATCGATTTCTATGCTCAGATTCTTGGCATTGACCACCCCTGGCATGTGGATGACGTGAAGCTCCAGACTGGGGCTGGGCGAGTGGATGTGTGGATCGATCATGAGCCTGGCGCTCTTTGGTCTTGCCCAGAGTGCGGGCGAGAGTTGGCTTGCCGGGATCATGCCGAAGAACGGACATGGAGACATCTAGATACCTGCCAGTTCAAGACATTTCTTCATGCACGTATTCCACGAGTTAACTGTCCTGATCACGGCGTACGCCAAGCACAGGTCCCCTGGGCCGCTCCCCATTCTCGTTTCACCCTGCTCATGGAGCGCATGGCCATTGACGTGATTACGGCCTGTTCGACCATCGAAGGTGCACGCAGGCTGTTGCGTATTTCCTGGGACGAGACCTGGGGGATCATGGAACGAGCCGTCAAAAGAGGCTTGAGCCGCAAGGAACAGCGCAATATCCACTACCTCGGGGTGGACGAGAAGGCTTTCCGCAAGGGACACAAGTACATGACCGTCGTCTGCGATCTGATGAGGGGCACAGTTGAGCATGTTGCTGAAGATCGCCGAACGGCGAGCCTCGAGGCGTATTATCAAAGCCTGAGTAGCGAGCAGCTGGAAGCAGTGCGGGCCGTGAGCATGGACATGTGGCAGCCGTATTTTTCGGCCACTATGAAGTGGATCCCTGAGGCAAGCCGGAAAATCGTCTTTGACCGTTTCCACGTCATGCAACACGTGGGGAAAGCGGTGGACACTGTCCGGCGTCAGGAACACAAGGCCCTGATGGCCGAAGGGGAGTCAATCCTCAAGGGCACCAGATACCTGTGGCTTTACGGCGAAAGCCGTCTGCCGGATAAGCACAGACCTCGGTTCGATGACCTCAAGCAGGCCAACCTGAAGACGGCCAAAGCCTGGGCCATGAAGGAAAGCCTGCAGGATCTGTGGGGCTACATGAGCCCTGGCTGGGCAAAGAGGTTCCTGGAGAAATGGTGCGGTTGGGCCACGCGATCCCGGATCACGCCGATGAAGAAGGTGGCCCAGACCTTGAGAGCTCACATGGACAACGTGGTGACCTTTTGCCGGCATCGAATCACCAACGCCGTGGCCGAGGGACTGAACAGCAAGATCATGGCAATCAAACGCCGAGCTTGCGGCTACAGGAACAAAGAGCACTTCAAGACGGCGATCTACTTCTTCTGTGGTGGATTGGACCTCTATCCGGCCTGCAAAACCGGAGCCACCCACTGA
- a CDS encoding twin-arginine translocase TatA/TatE family subunit: MIGGFGMWELLIVLLIVLVIFGANKLPEIGSGMGRAIRNFKKATGEPEEIDVTPENEKKKEEGEKKE; the protein is encoded by the coding sequence ATGATCGGCGGATTCGGTATGTGGGAGTTGTTGATTGTTCTCCTGATCGTCCTCGTCATCTTCGGCGCCAACAAACTCCCCGAGATCGGGAGCGGCATGGGCCGGGCCATCCGGAACTTCAAGAAGGCCACCGGTGAACCCGAGGAGATCGACGTTACCCCGGAAAACGAGAAAAAGAAGGAAGAGGGCGAGAAGAAGGAATAG
- a CDS encoding HAD family hydrolase, with product MTNSEDSPNHSLPPIPGVQPSLCGIRPVRGLIFDCDGVMLDSRGANVAFYNAFRERFGLPAMSEAEEEYVHAHPVQESLRHILPTDLHGRIDEARAEMDYRQVLPALYLEPGLVELLGLLKSMGVRLAVNTNRTTTMELVLDHFGLRGFFELVVTAGKVAWPKPHPESLHKVLGIWGLPASEVAFIGDSSVDMDTAFRAGVPFWAYRNPALKAETHIESFLALLACIRRDLAFGRFRRGEQRT from the coding sequence ATGACGAATTCCGAGGACTCCCCGAACCACTCCCTCCCGCCCATACCGGGCGTACAACCTTCCCTGTGCGGGATACGCCCAGTCCGCGGCCTTATTTTCGATTGCGACGGGGTGATGCTCGATTCCAGAGGGGCCAACGTGGCCTTTTACAACGCCTTCCGCGAGCGCTTCGGCTTGCCGGCCATGAGCGAGGCGGAGGAAGAGTACGTCCACGCCCACCCTGTGCAGGAGTCCCTGCGCCACATTCTGCCGACCGATTTGCACGGACGCATCGACGAGGCCAGGGCGGAGATGGACTATCGTCAAGTGTTGCCCGCTCTGTACCTGGAGCCCGGCCTGGTGGAACTGCTGGGACTGCTTAAATCCATGGGCGTGCGCTTGGCTGTCAACACCAACCGCACCACCACCATGGAGTTGGTGCTGGACCACTTCGGCCTGCGGGGATTCTTCGAGTTGGTCGTCACCGCCGGAAAGGTGGCTTGGCCCAAACCGCACCCGGAGAGCCTGCACAAGGTTCTGGGCATCTGGGGCCTTCCCGCCTCCGAGGTTGCCTTTATCGGCGACTCCTCGGTGGACATGGACACGGCTTTTCGCGCGGGCGTGCCCTTCTGGGCCTACCGCAACCCCGCGCTCAAGGCCGAAACGCACATCGAGAGTTTTCTGGCCCTGTTGGCCTGCATTCGCCGAGACCTGGCCTTCGGGCGGTTTCGGCGTGGGGAACAAAGAACTTGA
- a CDS encoding YggT family protein, giving the protein MEVLGVNLVLAIARILNIILELYFWIVIISAVLTWVNPDPYNPIVRTLRNLTEPVFYKIRSWLPFVVVGGIDLSPIVVLLLIQFLQMFVVRSLSQLAMAM; this is encoded by the coding sequence ATGGAAGTTCTGGGCGTGAACCTTGTCCTCGCCATCGCGAGGATTCTCAACATCATCCTCGAGCTGTATTTCTGGATCGTCATCATTTCCGCGGTCCTTACCTGGGTCAATCCGGACCCCTACAATCCCATCGTGCGCACATTGCGCAACCTGACCGAACCCGTCTTTTACAAGATCAGGAGTTGGCTACCCTTCGTGGTGGTGGGAGGTATCGACCTTTCGCCCATCGTGGTGCTCCTGCTCATCCAGTTCCTGCAGATGTTCGTGGTCAGGTCACTCTCTCAACTGGCCATGGCCATGTGA
- a CDS encoding DivIVA domain-containing protein, with translation MSLSKIDIDNKTFTRSFRGYSTSEVDAFLVEVAEALATGAEERKALKERVAELEGLVDEHKQKEQTLRDTLMTTQKMIDQLKANARKESQLIIEEAQNKAEDVLNQAHLRMAQIHDDIIELKRQRTQFEVKLKSLLDSHRQLLEMENQEQEEIEALESKLKFFKKAK, from the coding sequence ATGTCGCTTTCCAAGATCGACATCGACAACAAGACCTTCACCCGCTCCTTCCGCGGTTACAGCACCTCGGAGGTTGACGCCTTTTTGGTGGAGGTGGCCGAAGCGCTGGCCACCGGAGCGGAGGAGCGCAAGGCGCTCAAGGAGCGCGTGGCGGAGTTGGAAGGGCTGGTGGACGAGCACAAGCAGAAGGAGCAGACCCTCCGCGACACGCTCATGACCACCCAGAAGATGATCGATCAGCTCAAGGCCAACGCGCGCAAGGAAAGCCAGTTGATCATCGAGGAGGCCCAGAACAAGGCCGAGGACGTGCTCAACCAGGCGCATTTGCGCATGGCCCAGATTCACGACGACATCATCGAGCTCAAGCGGCAGCGGACCCAGTTCGAGGTCAAGCTCAAAAGCCTGCTCGACTCGCATCGCCAGCTTCTGGAGATGGAGAACCAGGAGCAGGAGGAGATCGAGGCCCTGGAGTCCAAGCTGAAGTTCTTCAAGAAGGCCAAGTAG
- a CDS encoding DUF167 domain-containing protein: MTREKLPFYARKDSGGRYLLDVWVQPGAKRNDLAGEYQGRLKVRVAAPASDNKANKALTGYLAELLDVKKSQVSVQTGHTGRKKTLAVRTENPPAWPEPGGVYTQPNP; the protein is encoded by the coding sequence GTGACCCGGGAAAAGTTGCCGTTCTACGCCCGCAAAGACTCCGGCGGGCGTTATTTGCTGGACGTCTGGGTGCAGCCCGGCGCCAAGCGCAACGACTTGGCCGGAGAGTATCAAGGTCGTTTGAAGGTGCGTGTGGCCGCTCCGGCCTCGGACAACAAGGCCAACAAGGCGCTGACAGGCTACTTGGCGGAGCTGCTCGACGTGAAAAAAAGCCAGGTGTCAGTGCAGACCGGCCATACCGGGCGCAAGAAAACCCTGGCCGTGCGAACCGAGAATCCCCCCGCCTGGCCCGAGCCCGGCGGGGTTTACACTCAACCCAACCCGTAA
- a CDS encoding DUF465 domain-containing protein, producing MESNDIAIIERNVGQDAELKALWDLHRDYEERLEKLSRKPYLTPSEEVDVRELKKKKLAGKTKLQAILDKYK from the coding sequence ATGGAGTCGAACGACATCGCCATCATTGAGCGCAATGTGGGACAGGACGCCGAACTAAAGGCCCTGTGGGATCTGCATCGCGACTATGAAGAGCGACTCGAAAAGCTTTCCAGAAAACCCTACCTAACGCCCTCCGAAGAAGTAGACGTACGCGAGCTAAAAAAGAAAAAACTCGCGGGTAAGACAAAGCTGCAAGCTATTCTCGACAAATATAAATAG